A portion of the Streptomyces platensis genome contains these proteins:
- a CDS encoding GNAT family N-acetyltransferase, with amino-acid sequence MSLSVTTWYLEQTSPADASPAQEPPAEQGVRIARAEVPSPEFSRFLYTAVGGDITWTDRLTWPYTQWAEFLGQPGVETWVAYERGTPAGFIELTGAADGSVEISYFGLLPAFRGRRIGGYLLAYGIERAWDLAERWPGRAPTKRVWVHTCSLDGPHAMANYQRRGFRLYETTVDEEPETAAPGPWPGAGPLTTSDPAGE; translated from the coding sequence ATGAGCCTCTCGGTCACCACCTGGTACCTCGAACAGACCTCGCCCGCCGACGCCTCCCCCGCCCAGGAGCCGCCGGCCGAGCAGGGCGTCCGTATCGCCCGAGCCGAGGTGCCGTCGCCCGAATTCAGCCGCTTCCTCTATACGGCGGTCGGTGGGGACATCACCTGGACCGACCGGCTGACCTGGCCGTACACCCAGTGGGCGGAGTTCCTCGGGCAGCCGGGGGTGGAGACCTGGGTGGCGTACGAGCGCGGCACGCCCGCCGGGTTCATCGAGCTGACGGGCGCGGCGGACGGCTCCGTGGAGATCAGCTACTTCGGACTCCTCCCGGCATTCCGGGGGCGCCGGATCGGCGGGTATCTGCTCGCGTATGGAATCGAGCGGGCCTGGGACCTGGCCGAACGGTGGCCGGGGCGGGCGCCGACCAAGCGGGTGTGGGTGCACACCTGCAGCCTGGACGGCCCGCATGCGATGGCCAACTACCAGCGGCGCGGCTTCCGGCTGTACGAGACCACGGTCGACGAGGAGCCCGAGACCGCTGCCCCCGGGCCC
- a CDS encoding class F sortase, giving the protein MSPPGPPEAAPRNPAVPHRPRWGVLALVALVGLGMVRQGLTGEAAGPPQPGAGSALFPGDLPPDGPPPPPLPRSAPSRVAIPSLDVSAPLVPLGLDGNGRITAPPAGDPGLAGWYANAPTPGENGTAVLVGHVDSRSGPAVFYGLGALEKGRTIRVTREDGRTAVFEVYGIQVFDKRKFPSRKVYGTTGRPELRVLTCGGPYAAGSGYAGNVVVFARMTGSGQGHPPGR; this is encoded by the coding sequence ATGAGCCCGCCAGGCCCGCCGGAAGCGGCGCCCAGGAATCCCGCGGTGCCGCATCGGCCCCGGTGGGGCGTGCTGGCGCTGGTCGCTCTCGTCGGCCTCGGCATGGTGCGGCAGGGCCTGACCGGGGAGGCGGCGGGGCCGCCGCAGCCCGGAGCCGGTTCGGCGCTCTTCCCCGGCGACCTCCCGCCCGACGGCCCCCCACCACCGCCGCTGCCCCGTTCCGCCCCCTCCCGGGTGGCGATTCCATCGCTCGATGTATCGGCTCCGCTGGTGCCGCTGGGCCTGGACGGGAACGGCCGCATCACGGCCCCGCCGGCCGGGGACCCCGGGCTGGCGGGCTGGTACGCGAACGCCCCGACCCCGGGGGAGAACGGCACCGCCGTCCTCGTCGGCCACGTCGACAGCCGCAGCGGGCCCGCGGTCTTCTACGGGCTGGGCGCCCTGGAGAAGGGCCGGACGATCCGGGTGACCCGCGAGGACGGACGGACCGCGGTCTTCGAGGTCTACGGCATCCAGGTCTTCGACAAGCGGAAGTTCCCCTCCCGGAAGGTCTACGGCACCACCGGACGCCCCGAACTGCGGGTCCTGACCTGCGGCGGCCCCTATGCGGCGGGCTCCGGTTACGCGGGCAATGTGGTGGTCTTCGCCCGGATGACGGGATCCGGCCAGGGACACCCGCCGGGTCGGTGA
- a CDS encoding LLM class flavin-dependent oxidoreductase — translation MSVGLGLPIGDPTQLLSWARRAEATPFSTVALLDRLVFDNPEPLITLATLAGATSRIRLQTEVLLAPLHRTALLAKQAATLDLLSGSRFTLGIGIGGREDDYLAAGVDLRTRGRRLDTQMATLRRLWSGEPLSADVGPIGPAPARPGGPEVLFGGFVPAVMERVARWGDGFLGAALPPRQIGGLFRQVEDAWDRAGRTGRPRLLAQVNVALGPKPTLDRARAEVRAYYAPHSFADHVVNGLLTTGAQIREAVATCREVGADEVMLYCWAPDPDQVERLAGAVFHEE, via the coding sequence ATGTCCGTAGGCCTTGGCCTTCCCATCGGCGACCCCACCCAGCTGCTGAGCTGGGCCCGGCGCGCCGAAGCCACCCCGTTCAGCACCGTCGCCCTCCTCGACCGGCTGGTGTTCGACAACCCCGAGCCGCTGATCACGCTGGCCACCCTGGCCGGCGCCACCTCCCGGATCCGGCTCCAGACCGAGGTGCTGCTCGCCCCGCTGCACCGCACGGCGCTGCTCGCCAAGCAGGCCGCCACCCTCGATCTGCTCTCCGGCTCCCGCTTCACCCTCGGCATCGGCATCGGCGGCCGCGAGGACGACTATCTGGCCGCCGGCGTCGACCTCCGCACCCGCGGCCGCCGGCTCGATACGCAGATGGCGACGCTGCGGCGCCTCTGGTCCGGTGAGCCGCTCTCCGCGGACGTCGGCCCGATCGGCCCCGCCCCGGCGCGGCCCGGCGGGCCCGAGGTGCTGTTCGGTGGGTTCGTACCCGCCGTGATGGAGCGGGTGGCCCGCTGGGGCGACGGCTTTCTCGGCGCCGCACTGCCGCCCCGCCAGATCGGCGGACTCTTCCGTCAGGTGGAGGACGCCTGGGACCGGGCCGGCCGTACGGGCCGGCCGCGGCTGCTGGCCCAGGTCAATGTCGCGCTCGGCCCGAAGCCGACCCTCGACCGCGCCCGCGCGGAGGTGCGCGCCTACTACGCCCCGCACAGCTTCGCCGACCACGTGGTGAACGGCCTGCTCACCACAGGGGCGCAGATCCGCGAGGCGGTGGCCACCTGCCGGGAGGTCGGCGCGGACGAGGTGATGCTCTATTGCTGGGCCCCGGACCCGGACCAGGTCGAGCGGCTGGCCGGTGCGGTGTTCCACGAGGAGTAG
- a CDS encoding GAF domain-containing protein — protein MSDRPIDSAIWSAQDIRVTAHRLATVREAALAGETPSDAPSPRAVIGESWRRVRVSGVDPDGEQQQNPLPVAELEHRRQMSRLSPVLPVLNEGLLAAADAAQQIMVVTDAEGRVLWREGSAPVRRMADRLGFDKGADWREGVVGTNAIGIALVARRPVLVHSAEHFVRSHHQWTCAAAPLHDPRDGRLLGTVDVSGPAPGFHPTTLSLVSAVARLAEGELRTRHHRTLERLRSSAAPVLARIGGRALAVDPHGWVVGVTGLTPPDRVALPKSPEAGPLWLPRYGMCTLEPLPGGWLIRIGQQERDTGPSRVVLDVSGRDGSTVTVSGPAGSWSHELTPRHAELLFVLAAHPQGRSAAELARDLFGDDSRTVTVRAELSRLRRHLASVLAHRPYRFADGVEVELRLPPQPVHLLPQSLAPAVAAARRG, from the coding sequence GTGAGCGACAGACCGATCGACAGTGCCATCTGGTCGGCCCAGGACATCCGTGTGACCGCCCACCGCCTCGCCACGGTCCGGGAGGCCGCACTCGCGGGCGAGACACCGTCGGACGCCCCGTCGCCCCGCGCGGTCATCGGTGAGTCCTGGCGCCGGGTGCGGGTCTCGGGCGTGGACCCGGACGGGGAGCAGCAGCAAAACCCGCTGCCCGTCGCGGAGTTGGAGCACCGTCGGCAGATGTCCCGGCTGAGCCCGGTGCTGCCGGTGCTGAACGAGGGGCTGCTGGCGGCGGCCGATGCCGCGCAGCAGATCATGGTGGTCACCGACGCCGAGGGCCGGGTGCTGTGGCGGGAGGGCAGCGCGCCGGTCCGCCGGATGGCCGACCGGCTGGGCTTCGACAAGGGCGCCGACTGGCGGGAGGGCGTCGTCGGCACCAACGCCATCGGCATCGCCCTGGTCGCCCGCCGGCCGGTGCTGGTGCACTCCGCGGAGCACTTCGTCCGCAGCCACCACCAGTGGACCTGTGCCGCGGCGCCGCTCCACGACCCGCGCGACGGGCGGCTGTTGGGCACGGTGGACGTCAGCGGCCCGGCGCCCGGCTTCCACCCCACCACCCTCTCGCTGGTGTCCGCGGTCGCCCGGCTCGCCGAGGGCGAGCTGCGCACCCGTCATCACCGCACCCTGGAACGGCTGCGGTCGAGCGCGGCGCCGGTGCTGGCACGGATCGGCGGACGGGCGCTGGCCGTCGACCCGCACGGCTGGGTCGTGGGGGTGACGGGCCTGACCCCGCCGGACCGGGTGGCGCTGCCCAAGTCGCCCGAGGCCGGGCCGTTGTGGCTGCCGCGCTACGGCATGTGCACCCTGGAGCCGCTGCCCGGCGGCTGGCTGATCCGTATCGGGCAGCAGGAGCGGGACACCGGGCCCAGCCGGGTGGTGCTGGACGTCAGCGGCCGGGACGGCTCGACGGTCACCGTCAGCGGACCGGCCGGCAGCTGGTCGCACGAGCTGACCCCGCGCCATGCCGAGCTGCTGTTCGTGCTCGCCGCGCATCCGCAGGGTCGCAGCGCCGCCGAACTCGCCCGGGACCTGTTCGGCGACGACAGCCGTACGGTCACGGTGCGCGCCGAGCTGTCCCGGCTGCGCCGCCATCTCGCGAGTGTGCTGGCGCACCGGCCCTACCGTTTCGCCGACGGGGTGGAGGTGGAGCTCCGGCTGCCGCCGCAGCCCGTGCATCTGCTGCCGCAGTCGCTGGCGCCCGCGGTGGCGGCGGCGCGCCGGGGCTGA
- a CDS encoding acyl-CoA dehydrogenase family protein, whose product MAATTHTVTNQPPPLVGYDVFANDPALTEGVTRYIAAERLDEVREELGTLGKAAGSAHAQHWAEQADRHPPVLRTHDRFGHRIDEVEFHPAWHRLLGHAVTAGLTGAWSRPDGHVRRTAGFIVWTQAEAGHGCPVSMTHAAVPALRAEPELAAEWEPLLTSPVYEQELRPVAEKGGALAGMAMTEKQGGSDVRANTTRAEPLAAPGEYVLTGHKWFCSAPMSDAFLVLAQAPGGLTCFLLPRVLPDGTRNAFRIQRLKDKLGNRSNASAEVEFDGRSWARRVGEEGRGVATIIEMVAATRLDCVSASAAVMRQAVTQAVHHSAHREAFGGRLIDKPLMRNVLADLALESEAATTLALRLAAAYDGGTEQDRHFLRLAVPAAKYWVTKRCTPMVAEALECLGGNGYVEESGLPRLLREAPLNSIWEGAGNVQALDVLRALRREPEALNAFLTEVGAARGADHRLDRAIKGMLTELADLEGIEARARRLVERMALVLQGSLLVRHAPSEVSDAFCASRLGGDAGAAFGTLPHTLDLAAVVERARPVIDC is encoded by the coding sequence ATGGCAGCCACCACTCACACGGTCACGAACCAGCCCCCGCCGCTGGTCGGCTACGACGTCTTCGCGAACGACCCGGCCCTCACCGAGGGCGTCACCCGCTACATCGCCGCCGAGCGGCTCGACGAGGTGCGCGAAGAACTGGGCACGCTGGGCAAGGCGGCCGGCTCCGCGCACGCCCAGCACTGGGCCGAACAGGCCGACCGGCATCCACCGGTGCTGCGCACCCATGACCGCTTCGGCCACCGCATCGACGAGGTGGAGTTCCACCCGGCCTGGCACCGGCTGCTCGGCCACGCCGTCACGGCCGGTCTGACCGGCGCCTGGTCCCGGCCGGACGGCCATGTCCGCCGCACCGCCGGCTTCATCGTGTGGACGCAGGCCGAGGCGGGGCACGGCTGCCCGGTGTCGATGACCCATGCGGCGGTACCCGCGCTGCGCGCCGAGCCGGAGCTGGCGGCCGAATGGGAGCCGCTGCTGACCTCCCCGGTGTACGAGCAGGAGCTGCGGCCGGTCGCCGAGAAGGGCGGCGCGCTGGCCGGGATGGCCATGACGGAGAAGCAGGGCGGCAGCGACGTACGGGCCAACACCACCCGCGCCGAGCCGCTGGCCGCACCCGGCGAGTATGTGCTGACCGGACACAAGTGGTTCTGTTCGGCGCCGATGTCGGACGCCTTCCTGGTGCTGGCCCAGGCCCCCGGAGGGCTCACCTGCTTTCTGCTGCCGCGGGTGCTGCCGGACGGCACCCGTAACGCCTTCCGCATCCAGCGGCTCAAGGACAAGCTCGGCAACCGCTCGAACGCCTCGGCGGAGGTCGAGTTCGACGGGCGGAGCTGGGCCCGCCGGGTCGGCGAGGAGGGGCGCGGGGTGGCGACGATCATCGAGATGGTCGCGGCGACCCGGCTGGACTGTGTCAGCGCGTCCGCGGCGGTGATGCGGCAGGCGGTGACCCAGGCCGTTCACCACAGCGCCCACCGGGAGGCGTTCGGCGGCCGGCTGATCGACAAGCCGCTGATGCGCAATGTGCTGGCCGATCTGGCGCTGGAGTCGGAGGCGGCGACCACGCTCGCGCTGCGGCTGGCGGCCGCGTACGACGGCGGTACCGAGCAGGACCGGCACTTTCTGCGGCTGGCGGTCCCGGCGGCGAAGTACTGGGTGACCAAGCGGTGCACGCCGATGGTGGCGGAGGCGCTGGAGTGTCTGGGCGGGAACGGCTATGTCGAGGAGTCGGGGCTGCCGCGGCTGCTGCGGGAGGCGCCGCTCAACTCGATCTGGGAGGGCGCCGGCAATGTCCAGGCGCTGGACGTCCTGCGGGCCCTGCGGCGCGAACCCGAGGCGCTGAACGCGTTCCTGACCGAGGTCGGGGCGGCGCGCGGCGCGGACCACCGGCTGGACCGGGCGATCAAGGGGATGCTCACCGAACTCGCCGACCTGGAGGGCATCGAGGCACGGGCCCGGCGGCTGGTGGAGCGGATGGCGCTGGTGCTCCAGGGGTCGCTGCTGGTGCGCCACGCACCGTCCGAGGTCTCGGACGCGTTCTGCGCCTCCCGGCTGGGCGGCGACGCGGGCGCGGCGTTCGGCACGCTGCCGCACACCCTGGATCTCGCGGCGGTGGTGGAGCGGGCCCGGCCGGTGATCGACTGCTGA
- a CDS encoding YihY/virulence factor BrkB family protein: MQPENEPTERPAGRLIKARALYRNVSKRRLAWLLLKDTVNSCMKYRVTGLAAEAAFWSLLSLPPLILGLLGVLGYTDAWIGHDTIESVRQRILEGAGTVLSDKGVNEIARPLLNDVFTGRRPDVISFGFAIALWSGSRAMNVFVDTITIMYGLDGRRGIVRTRLLAFVLYLAALLVGAVALPLMVAGPDTVVSWLPASEHVIRALYWPVVLLLSVAFLTTLYHASVPVRSPWPEDIPGAVVALGMWLLGSFLLRLYLTSTVEGPTIYGSLAAPVAVLLWIGVSAFAVLVGAAMNASLDRVWPSVATAAAREEIARRMAAKTGATADTGDADGAGAGGDGRGDGRGDGDQSRGAGDGCDG, from the coding sequence GTGCAGCCGGAGAACGAACCAACCGAGCGGCCCGCGGGCCGTCTGATCAAGGCCCGCGCGCTGTACCGCAACGTTTCCAAGCGCCGGCTGGCCTGGCTCCTGCTCAAGGACACCGTCAACTCCTGCATGAAGTACCGGGTCACCGGGCTGGCCGCGGAGGCCGCGTTCTGGAGTCTGCTGTCGTTGCCGCCGCTGATCCTGGGTCTTCTGGGTGTGCTCGGCTATACGGACGCCTGGATCGGCCACGACACCATCGAAAGTGTCCGGCAGCGCATCCTCGAAGGCGCGGGCACCGTGCTGTCCGACAAGGGCGTGAACGAGATCGCCCGGCCGCTGCTCAACGATGTCTTCACCGGCCGCCGCCCGGACGTCATCTCCTTCGGCTTCGCCATCGCCCTGTGGTCCGGCTCCCGGGCGATGAACGTCTTCGTCGACACCATCACGATCATGTACGGGCTCGACGGGCGGCGCGGCATCGTCAGGACCCGGCTGCTGGCGTTCGTGCTCTACCTCGCCGCGCTGCTGGTCGGCGCCGTCGCGCTGCCGCTGATGGTGGCCGGGCCCGACACCGTCGTGAGCTGGCTGCCGGCCAGCGAGCATGTCATCCGGGCGCTGTACTGGCCGGTCGTCCTGCTGCTGTCGGTCGCCTTCCTCACCACCCTCTATCACGCCTCCGTACCGGTCCGTTCGCCCTGGCCGGAGGACATTCCCGGCGCGGTGGTCGCCCTCGGCATGTGGCTGCTCGGCAGCTTCCTGCTGCGGCTCTACCTCACCTCGACGGTCGAGGGGCCCACGATCTACGGCTCGCTGGCCGCGCCGGTCGCCGTGCTGCTGTGGATCGGGGTGTCCGCCTTCGCGGTGCTGGTCGGGGCCGCGATGAATGCCTCGCTCGACCGGGTGTGGCCGTCGGTCGCCACGGCCGCGGCGCGCGAGGAGATCGCCCGGCGGATGGCCGCGAAGACCGGAGCGACGGCGGACACCGGCGATGCGGACGGTGCCGGGGCGGGCGGTGACGGCCGCGGTGACGGCCGCGGGGACGGCGACCAGAGCCGGGGCGCCGGCGACGGCTGCGACGGCTGA
- a CDS encoding MFS transporter, with protein MSPIGMPPAGLPPSAARGHTFRSVAPVLALCWLAVFFDGMDVSIYGAVMPHMLDDPGFGLTPAVAGTIGSWVTLGMLIGALGTGTLTDWLGRRPVLVAGVLVFSAGSAACALAGTPGLFGAGRFLAGLGLGGLMPICLSMVMEFAPRGRAALATGLLMTSYHAGAMCATVLGLTLAPTHGWRWVFWVGALPAFVAAPLLLRLLPESPGVLLAKGRTAEAAAVAGRYGMAPPVLADAPAQGARGRLASVLALFRPGVRLATPLLWLASFCGLLLVYGVSTWLPQMMRASGYGLSSSVSFLFIINAGGIAGLLIAGRLADRYGPVRISALWFLLTAAGALLLGARLPLGATYVVVAVTGVWLFSAQVMVYAATHRVYPPAERATGLGWVTGIGRTGAVVGPWLGGVLAASANSQLGFTAFALAGLLGALAIGSVPLARRLGRPSATVPAPEVTGMER; from the coding sequence ATGTCTCCCATCGGCATGCCCCCCGCCGGTCTCCCGCCCTCCGCCGCCCGCGGCCACACCTTCCGTTCCGTCGCGCCCGTCCTGGCGCTGTGCTGGCTCGCCGTGTTCTTCGACGGAATGGACGTCAGCATCTACGGGGCCGTCATGCCGCATATGCTCGACGACCCCGGATTCGGCCTCACCCCCGCGGTGGCCGGCACGATCGGCAGCTGGGTCACCCTCGGCATGCTGATCGGCGCGCTCGGCACCGGCACCCTCACCGACTGGCTCGGCCGCCGCCCCGTCCTCGTCGCCGGGGTGCTGGTGTTCTCCGCCGGTTCGGCGGCGTGCGCGCTCGCCGGCACGCCCGGCCTGTTCGGCGCCGGACGCTTCCTCGCCGGTCTGGGGCTCGGCGGTCTGATGCCCATCTGCCTGTCGATGGTGATGGAGTTCGCGCCGCGCGGCCGGGCCGCCCTCGCCACCGGCCTGCTGATGACCTCGTACCACGCGGGCGCCATGTGCGCGACGGTCCTGGGTCTGACGCTCGCCCCCACGCACGGCTGGCGCTGGGTGTTCTGGGTCGGCGCCCTGCCCGCGTTCGTCGCCGCCCCGCTGCTGCTGCGCCTGCTGCCGGAGTCGCCCGGTGTGCTGCTCGCCAAGGGCCGTACCGCCGAGGCCGCGGCGGTCGCCGGCCGCTACGGCATGGCCCCTCCGGTCCTCGCCGACGCGCCGGCCCAGGGCGCCAGGGGCCGCCTCGCCTCGGTCCTCGCCCTCTTCCGCCCCGGCGTCCGCCTGGCCACCCCGCTGCTGTGGCTCGCCTCGTTCTGCGGCCTTCTCCTGGTGTACGGCGTCAGTACCTGGCTGCCGCAGATGATGCGCGCCTCCGGGTACGGCCTCTCGTCCTCGGTCAGCTTCCTGTTCATCATCAACGCGGGCGGCATCGCCGGCCTGCTGATCGCGGGCCGCCTCGCCGACCGCTACGGCCCGGTCAGGATCTCCGCCCTCTGGTTCCTGCTGACCGCCGCCGGCGCCCTGCTCCTCGGGGCGCGGCTGCCGCTCGGTGCCACCTATGTGGTCGTCGCCGTCACCGGCGTCTGGCTCTTCAGCGCGCAGGTGATGGTGTACGCGGCGACCCATCGCGTCTATCCGCCCGCCGAACGGGCCACCGGCCTCGGCTGGGTCACCGGCATCGGCCGCACCGGCGCGGTCGTCGGCCCCTGGCTCGGCGGCGTCCTCGCGGCGTCCGCCAACAGTCAACTCGGCTTCACCGCCTTCGCGCTGGCCGGTCTGCTGGGTGCGCTCGCCATCGGCTCGGTGCCGCTCGCCCGGCGCCTCGGCCGCCCGTCGGCGACCGTACCGGCGCCGGAGGTGACCGGTATGGAGCGCTGA
- a CDS encoding CocE/NonD family hydrolase, giving the protein MTPYTQDVAPRSHWAAPSGKPPLSSRMMRATWRGLPATQHDIGWEPGLEVPAADGSLLRTDHYFPRTKGDFPTLLVRSPYGRGLPWSPLFGVLFAEQGFHVVLQSCRGTAGSGGRFDLWRNEAADAQAAVSWLRQQPWFTGNLGTIGPSYLGYVQWALALDPPPELKAMVIQVGLHDPHALFHTGGGFLLENALAVGVGMTYQHQGMLPLARRALRLQRRLREITGARPLRRAYESALGEVPWLDGAMTHPDADDPYWDGASVAEAAQRLSVPTCLIAGWHDALAGQNFEQFARLRRAGCESSLLVGPWTHTSAMQQGWPVVFAESLAWLRAHLCDDPAGLRPTPIRVHVGGEDAWRDLDDWPPHAATTAWFAGENGVLSGQSPEAEGPLASFRYDPADPTPSVGGPLLSRASGARDNGTLEARDDVLTFTGPPLTEPVDVLGPVSARLRIATDTGHAEVFARLCDVDARGRSTNVCDGLMRVRTSGVTPSEVTVAMGATAHRFAAGHRIRLQISGGAHPRYARSPGTGESSVEATHLQPVHLTVYSGSALTLPQETP; this is encoded by the coding sequence ATGACGCCATACACGCAGGACGTCGCACCGCGGTCCCACTGGGCCGCACCGTCCGGGAAGCCGCCGCTGTCCTCGCGGATGATGCGGGCGACCTGGCGCGGACTCCCGGCCACACAGCACGACATCGGCTGGGAACCGGGCCTTGAGGTGCCGGCCGCGGACGGCAGCCTCCTGCGCACGGACCACTACTTCCCCCGTACGAAGGGCGACTTCCCCACCCTGCTCGTGCGCTCGCCCTACGGCAGGGGCCTGCCCTGGTCACCCCTCTTCGGTGTGCTCTTCGCCGAACAGGGCTTCCATGTGGTCCTCCAGAGCTGTCGCGGCACCGCCGGGTCGGGCGGCCGGTTCGACCTGTGGCGCAACGAGGCCGCCGACGCGCAGGCCGCGGTGTCCTGGCTGCGGCAGCAGCCCTGGTTCACCGGAAACCTCGGCACGATCGGCCCCAGCTACCTGGGCTATGTCCAGTGGGCGCTCGCCCTGGACCCGCCACCGGAGCTGAAGGCGATGGTGATCCAGGTCGGACTGCACGACCCCCATGCCCTCTTCCACACGGGCGGCGGGTTCCTCCTGGAGAACGCCCTCGCCGTCGGCGTCGGCATGACCTACCAGCACCAGGGGATGCTGCCCCTCGCGCGGCGGGCGCTGCGCCTCCAGCGCCGGCTGCGCGAGATCACCGGCGCGCGGCCGCTGCGCCGGGCCTATGAGTCCGCCCTCGGAGAAGTGCCCTGGCTGGACGGCGCGATGACCCACCCGGACGCCGACGACCCGTACTGGGACGGTGCGTCCGTGGCGGAGGCGGCGCAACGGCTGAGCGTGCCCACCTGTCTGATCGCCGGGTGGCACGACGCGCTGGCCGGCCAGAACTTCGAGCAGTTCGCCCGGCTCCGGCGGGCCGGCTGCGAGTCCTCGCTGCTCGTCGGCCCCTGGACGCACACCTCCGCGATGCAACAGGGCTGGCCCGTGGTCTTCGCCGAGAGCCTCGCCTGGCTGCGCGCGCACCTGTGCGACGACCCCGCCGGGCTGCGCCCCACCCCCATACGTGTCCATGTCGGCGGTGAGGACGCCTGGCGGGATCTCGACGACTGGCCGCCGCACGCCGCCACCACCGCCTGGTTCGCCGGGGAGAACGGCGTGCTCAGCGGGCAATCCCCGGAGGCGGAAGGCCCGTTGGCGTCCTTCCGCTACGACCCGGCCGATCCCACCCCGTCCGTGGGCGGGCCGCTGCTCTCCCGCGCTTCCGGTGCCCGCGACAACGGCACCCTGGAGGCGCGGGACGACGTCCTGACGTTCACCGGTCCGCCGCTGACCGAGCCGGTCGACGTGCTCGGCCCGGTCTCCGCGCGGCTGCGGATCGCCACCGACACCGGCCACGCCGAGGTCTTCGCCCGCCTCTGCGACGTGGACGCCCGGGGCCGTTCCACCAATGTCTGCGACGGGCTGATGCGGGTGCGCACGAGCGGGGTGACCCCCTCGGAGGTCACCGTGGCGATGGGCGCCACCGCCCACCGCTTCGCCGCCGGTCACCGGATACGCCTCCAGATCAGCGGCGGCGCCCATCCGCGCTACGCCCGCAGCCCCGGCACGGGGGAATCGTCCGTCGAGGCCACCCACCTCCAGCCGGTCCACCTCACGGTGTACTCGGGGTCGGCCCTGACGCTGCCTCAGGAGACCCCGTAG